In Malania oleifera isolate guangnan ecotype guangnan chromosome 8, ASM2987363v1, whole genome shotgun sequence, a single window of DNA contains:
- the LOC131163007 gene encoding protein LIKE COV 1-like, with protein sequence MATRDRERDLELLIPVSGIDEADHGASTNSKSSTPSSSPAAVASSQHHSGREAFSKVIRSWASKKFMTGCVILLPIAITFYVTWGFIHFVDGFFSPIYEHLGINIFGLGFATSITFIFLVGVFMSSWVGASVLGLGELFIKKMPLVSYIYSASKQISTAISPDQSSKAFKEVAIVRHPRIGEYAFGFITSTVVLQRSIGEEELFCVYVPSNHLYIGDIFLISSKDILRPNLSVREGIEIVISGGMSIPQILTIVDAHSIRTARIGNLSTLKD encoded by the exons ATGGCAACGAGAGACAGGGAGCGAGATCTAGAGCTGTTGATTCCGGTTAGTGGGATCGACGAAGCCGATCATGGAGCCTCCACTAACTCCAAGTCCTCCACCCCTTCCTCCTCTCCTGCCGCCGTCGCTTCGTCCCAACATCACTCCGGCAGAGAG GCATTTTCTAAAGTCATCCGCAGCTGGGCTTCGAAGAAATTTATGACAGGATG TGTCATTCTCCTTCCAATAGCCATTACATTCTACGTCACTTGGGGTTTCATTCATTTTGTGGATGGGTTCTTCTCCCCAATCTATGAACATCTTGGGATCAACATTTTTG GTCTAGGATTTGCTACCTCTATCACTTTTATCTTCTTAGTTGGTGTTTTCATGTCCTCATGGGTGGGGGCCTCCGTTCTTGGGCTTGGCGAATTATTCATTAAGAAAATGCCACTTGTAAGCTACATCTATTCTGCCTCGAAGCAGATTAGCACAGCAATATCGCCAG ATCAGAGCTCTAAGGCCTTCAAAGAAGTAGCCATCGTAAGGCATCCGCGAATCGGGGAATATGCATTTGGATTCATCACTTCGACCGTTGTTCTTCAGAGGAGCATCGGTGAAGAGGAACTTTTCTGTGTTTATGTACCTTCTAATCACCTCTATATTGGTGATATTTTCCTCATCAGTTCAAAGGATATTTTGAGGCCTAATTTGTCTGTTCGAGAAGGGATTG AAATTGTCATCTCCGGGGGGATGTCGATACCTCAAATATTGActatagttgatgcacattccATTCGAACTGCTAGAATTGGAAATTTATCAACATTGAAAGACTAA